The Romeriopsis navalis LEGE 11480 genome segment TTTGATGATTCAACGGTGATGTATGCAGCGCAGGAAATTCAGTATCAGCTGCCCCTAGAAGGTGAAATTCAGCGGCATAATTCGGCATTGGCGATCGCCGCAATTCAACGGTTACATGAGCAAGGTTGGGAAATCAGCGATACCGCTATCGTCAAAGGGATTGCCAATACCCAATGGCCCGGACGGTTGCAGTGGTATGACTGGAAGGGGCATCGGATCTTAATCGATGGGGCACATAATCCGGCCAGCGCCCAGGTGCTCAGTTCCTTTGTCGCCAACCATAGTCGTCAGTCACGGCATTGGGTGATCGGGATGCTCTCAACGAAGAACCATACAGAAATTTTTCAATCCCTGCTGCAACCGGGTGATTCCGTTTATTTCGTCCCGGTTCCTGAGCATAGTTCGGCAGCATTGCCAGAACTTGTTAGCAATGCTAAACAAGTTTGCCCCGATCTAAAATCCGCTGTGGTGTTTAATGATGTGCAATTAGGACTACAGGCAGCGACGATCGAAGCCAAGCATCAAGACCTCGTTATTCTCTGCGGCTCACTGTATCTGCTCGGTCACTTTTTTGAACAAGAAGCCTCAATCCAGTCGCCATAGTCCAGGCAATTTAATAGGAGTTCTGTCCACGTTATGCCTGTCATACCTGAACCAGAGCGAAGTTAACTCGCCTCTAAGCCAAAGGTCAACTGCAACCCGCGTTTCACCGCCGCATTTTTCGCTGGCAAGGGATTTGGCTCGCGACTGACCGCCGCACAATAGCGCGAGAATGAACATTGGGAACAGTGCTCACCTGGCGTCGGCTGCCAACTATCTTCTTGTCGTAGCTGTGTCGCCAACTGCGAAATCGTCCGCTTGGCTAACCGCTTATGCCGCTGTGTGGCGCGATATTGCACCTTCTCGCCAGTGCGGAGAAATAATAGACTCAAATACTTAAGCTGTTCGCCATAGGTCTGCTCCAGCGCTAAGTAATACAGGCCGATTTGCAGGTCTAAATCTTGTGGATCAGGGAGCTGCATGATCTTCGCCGACTTATAATCAATCAGCTCTAAACCGTCGGGGAGAAAATCAATCCGATCATAACGCCC includes the following:
- a CDS encoding RecB family exonuclease, with translation MVYPISATKLRTYQRCAYSYYLRYEKRVKNNEYFAAAVLGTALHKTLAQCHRDWHYHDAVPDRRWFHRCWKEKSQGMTLQQIREGKAILDTYYDRYIGVEDVLRKPLAVEGKIQATLEVQNLEFQIGGRYDRIDFLPDGLELIDYKSAKIMQLPDPQDLDLQIGLYYLALEQTYGEQLKYLSLLFLRTGEKVQYRATQRHKRLAKRTISQLATQLRQEDSWQPTPGEHCSQCSFSRYCAAVSREPNPLPAKNAAVKRGLQLTFGLEAS